Proteins encoded together in one Mycobacterium simiae window:
- a CDS encoding YihY/virulence factor BrkB family protein, which translates to MFGWLDRLQRRNRGVSVAVAVIYKYLDDQGGYLAALITYYGFVSLFPLLLLLTTGLGVVLAGRPDLHQQVMHSTLSQFPVIGSQLHQPEALSGGATAIIVGILGALYGGLGVGQALQNAMDSVWAVPKNNRPNIFQSRLRSLLLVLVLGSVALAATVLSGIGQTTGVFGIFGKICVAVAAITINAVICLVAFRVTTARDLTYRQVLPGAVAAAVIWQTLQWFGAGYIQHTVKTSSATNSVFALVLGMLAFLYLVSTTLVLCAELNVVLVERLYPRALLSAFSDDAELTPADRRTYAKKAKAERVKRLQRVSVRFDDTHPPAAT; encoded by the coding sequence ATGTTCGGGTGGCTGGATAGGTTGCAGCGGCGCAATCGCGGAGTCAGTGTCGCGGTCGCGGTCATCTACAAGTACCTCGATGATCAAGGTGGTTATCTGGCCGCGCTGATCACCTATTACGGCTTCGTGTCGCTGTTTCCGCTGCTGTTGTTGCTGACCACCGGATTGGGGGTGGTGCTCGCCGGGCGGCCCGATCTGCACCAGCAGGTGATGCACAGCACGCTGAGCCAGTTCCCGGTCATCGGCAGCCAGCTGCACCAGCCGGAGGCGCTCAGCGGCGGGGCCACCGCGATCATCGTCGGGATTCTGGGTGCGCTCTACGGCGGGCTGGGCGTCGGTCAAGCGCTACAGAACGCCATGGACTCGGTGTGGGCCGTGCCGAAGAACAACCGCCCCAATATCTTTCAGTCGCGTCTGCGCAGCCTGCTGCTGGTGTTGGTGCTCGGCTCGGTGGCGTTGGCGGCCACCGTCTTGTCCGGGATCGGTCAGACCACCGGGGTGTTCGGAATCTTCGGCAAGATCTGCGTCGCCGTCGCGGCCATCACGATCAATGCGGTGATCTGCCTGGTGGCGTTCCGCGTGACCACCGCGCGTGACCTCACCTACCGGCAGGTGCTTCCGGGAGCCGTCGCGGCGGCAGTTATTTGGCAAACGTTGCAGTGGTTCGGGGCCGGCTATATCCAGCACACGGTCAAGACGTCCAGCGCCACCAACAGTGTGTTCGCATTGGTCTTGGGCATGCTGGCCTTCCTGTACCTGGTGTCCACGACGCTGGTGCTGTGCGCCGAGCTCAACGTCGTCCTGGTGGAACGGCTCTACCCGCGTGCGTTGCTCAGCGCCTTCAGCGACGATGCGGAACTGACCCCGGCCGATCGCCGGACCTATGCGAAAAAGGCGAAAGCCGAACGCGTCAAACGACTTCAACGGGTCAGCGTGCGCTTCGACGACACACACCCGCCCGCCGCTACCTGA
- a CDS encoding metal-sulfur cluster assembly factor: protein MSETTATSEEFLADVEEAMRDVVDPELGINVVDLGLVYGLNVEEGDEGTVATIDMTLTSAACPLTDVIEDQSRTALVGSGLVDDLRINWVWNPPWGPDKITEDGREQLRALGFTV from the coding sequence ATGAGCGAAACCACCGCGACCAGCGAGGAATTCCTTGCCGATGTCGAGGAGGCGATGCGTGACGTCGTCGACCCGGAGTTGGGGATCAACGTGGTCGATCTGGGGTTGGTGTACGGGCTCAACGTCGAAGAGGGCGACGAGGGCACGGTCGCGACTATCGACATGACGTTGACGTCGGCGGCCTGCCCGTTGACCGATGTGATCGAAGACCAGTCGCGCACGGCGCTGGTCGGTAGCGGACTGGTCGACGATCTGCGGATCAACTGGGTGTGGAACCCGCCCTGGGGGCCGGACAAGATCACCGAGGACGGCCGCGAACAACTCCGCGCGCTCGGCTTCACCGTCTAA
- a CDS encoding cysteine desulfurase: protein MAAPVHRLDLAAIRADFPILKRVMRSGKQLAYLDSGATSQRPLQVLDAEREFLVTSNGAVHRGAHQLMEEATDAYEQGRADIAAFVGAGADELVFTKNATESLNLVSYVLGDSRFDGALGEGDVIVVTELEHHANIVPWHELARRTGATVRWYGVTDDGRIDLDSLQLDERVKVVAFSHHSNVTGAVAPVSELVARAKAVGALTVLDACQSVPHQPVDFHALGVDFGAFSGHKMLGPNGIGVLYARRELLDALPPFLTGGSMIETVTMEATTYAPPPQRFEAGTPMTSQVVGLAAAARYLAALGMGAVEAHERELVAQAIDGLSGIDAVRIIGPTSIEDRGSPVAFVVDGVHAHDVGQVLDDEGVAVRVGHHCAMPLHRRFGVAATARASFAVYNTADEVERLVAGVRRSVDFFGGA, encoded by the coding sequence ATGGCGGCCCCCGTGCATCGACTGGATCTCGCGGCGATCCGTGCCGATTTTCCCATCCTCAAGCGTGTCATGCGCAGCGGAAAGCAGTTGGCGTACTTGGATTCCGGTGCGACGTCTCAGCGGCCGCTACAGGTGCTGGATGCCGAGCGCGAGTTCCTGGTGACCTCCAACGGCGCGGTCCATCGGGGCGCCCACCAGTTGATGGAGGAGGCTACCGACGCCTACGAGCAGGGCAGGGCCGACATTGCGGCGTTCGTCGGTGCCGGCGCCGACGAGCTGGTCTTCACCAAGAACGCTACCGAGTCGCTCAACCTGGTGTCGTATGTATTGGGCGACAGTCGATTCGACGGCGCACTGGGGGAGGGCGACGTTATCGTCGTCACCGAACTCGAGCATCACGCCAACATCGTCCCGTGGCACGAACTGGCCCGGCGGACCGGGGCTACGGTGCGCTGGTATGGCGTCACGGACGACGGCCGCATCGATCTGGACTCGTTGCAACTGGACGAGCGCGTCAAAGTTGTTGCTTTCAGCCATCATTCGAACGTGACCGGTGCGGTGGCGCCGGTGAGTGAGCTGGTGGCCCGGGCCAAGGCCGTGGGCGCGCTCACCGTGCTGGATGCCTGCCAGTCGGTGCCGCACCAGCCGGTCGACTTCCACGCGCTGGGCGTCGACTTCGGCGCCTTTTCGGGCCACAAAATGCTGGGGCCCAACGGGATCGGCGTTCTCTACGCTCGCCGCGAGCTGCTCGATGCGCTGCCGCCGTTTTTGACCGGCGGTTCGATGATCGAGACGGTCACGATGGAAGCCACCACCTACGCCCCACCGCCGCAGCGGTTTGAGGCCGGCACTCCGATGACCTCGCAGGTGGTCGGATTAGCCGCGGCCGCAAGGTATCTCGCCGCTCTGGGCATGGGTGCCGTCGAGGCCCACGAGCGCGAGCTGGTGGCCCAGGCCATCGACGGCCTGTCCGGGATCGACGCGGTGCGCATCATCGGCCCGACATCGATCGAAGATCGGGGCTCGCCGGTCGCGTTCGTCGTCGACGGGGTGCACGCGCACGACGTGGGCCAGGTGCTCGACGACGAGGGCGTGGCGGTGCGCGTCGGGCACCACTGCGCGATGCCATTGCACCGCCGATTCGGCGTGGCCGCCACGGCGCGCGCCTCGTTCGCCGTGTACAACACCGCCGACGAGGTCGAGCGGCTGGTGGCCGGCGTGCGCCGGTCCGTGGACTTCTTCGGCGGAGCGTGA
- the sufC gene encoding Fe-S cluster assembly ATPase SufC gives MTTLEIKDLHVSVARTDDADAIGILKGVDLTVKSGETHALMGPNGSGKSTLSYAIAGHPKYEVTSGSITLDGQDVLAMSVDERARAGLFLAMQYPIEVPGVSMSNFLRTAATAVRGEAPKLRHWVKEVKGAMDDLGIDPSFSERSVNEGFSGGEKKRHEILQLSLLKPKIAILDETDSGLDVDALRVVSEGVNRYAEAERGGVLLITHYTRILRYIEPQFVHVFVGGRIVESGGPELADELEEHGYERFTSAAAGA, from the coding sequence ATGACCACGCTGGAAATCAAGGATCTGCACGTCAGCGTCGCTCGCACCGACGACGCCGACGCCATCGGAATCCTCAAGGGTGTCGATCTCACGGTGAAGTCGGGGGAGACGCACGCGTTGATGGGCCCCAACGGGTCGGGCAAATCCACGCTGTCCTACGCGATCGCCGGGCATCCCAAGTACGAGGTGACGTCGGGTTCGATCACGCTGGACGGCCAGGACGTGCTCGCGATGAGCGTCGACGAACGTGCCCGCGCGGGGTTGTTCCTGGCGATGCAGTACCCGATCGAGGTCCCCGGCGTGTCGATGTCTAACTTCCTGCGCACCGCGGCCACGGCCGTGCGCGGCGAGGCACCGAAGCTGCGGCACTGGGTCAAAGAGGTCAAGGGTGCTATGGACGATCTGGGCATCGACCCGTCCTTCTCCGAACGCAGTGTCAACGAAGGCTTTTCCGGTGGTGAGAAGAAGCGCCACGAGATCTTGCAGTTGTCGTTGCTCAAGCCCAAGATCGCGATCCTCGACGAGACCGACTCCGGGCTGGACGTCGACGCGCTTCGGGTGGTCAGCGAGGGCGTGAACCGCTACGCCGAAGCCGAGCGGGGCGGCGTCCTGCTGATCACGCACTACACCCGGATCCTGCGCTACATCGAGCCGCAGTTCGTGCACGTATTCGTCGGCGGCCGCATCGTCGAGTCGGGCGGCCCGGAACTCGCCGACGAACTCGAAGAGCACGGGTACGAACGCTTCACCTCGGCGGCCGCGGGGGCGTAA
- the sufD gene encoding Fe-S cluster assembly protein SufD yields MGNLTEAVEGSALAAVNKGELFASFDVDAFEVPHGRDELWRFTPLKRLRGLHDGSARATGKAQITVGEQPGVTVETVRRGDERLGQGGVPTDRVAAQAFSSFNSATVVTVARDTEVAKPVEIVITGPGAGAVAYGHLQIRVEELARAIVVVDLRGSGTYADNVEIIVGDSAGVGVIWIADWADDAVHVSAHHARLGKDSVLGHVNVTLGGDLVRTSTVVRFTAPGGDAQLLGTYFADDGQHFESRLLVDHAQPNCRSDVLYKGALQADPDSDRPDAHTVWVGDVLIRAEATGTDTFETNRNLLLTDGARADSVPNLEIETGEIVGAGHASATGRFDDEQLFYLQARGIPENQARRLIVRGFFGEIIQKIAVPAVRDRLTEAIEHELELTEGIKNQ; encoded by the coding sequence GTGGGCAATTTGACTGAGGCGGTGGAGGGTTCGGCCCTCGCCGCCGTCAACAAGGGCGAGTTATTTGCGTCCTTCGACGTCGACGCCTTCGAGGTACCGCACGGGCGCGACGAACTGTGGCGGTTCACGCCGCTGAAGCGGTTGCGCGGCCTGCACGACGGCTCGGCCCGCGCCACCGGTAAGGCCCAGATCACCGTCGGCGAGCAGCCCGGCGTGACGGTCGAAACCGTGCGCCGCGGCGACGAGCGGCTCGGGCAGGGCGGTGTCCCCACGGACCGTGTTGCCGCGCAAGCCTTTTCGTCGTTCAACTCGGCGACCGTGGTGACCGTAGCCCGTGACACCGAGGTGGCCAAGCCCGTCGAGATCGTGATCACCGGGCCCGGTGCAGGAGCGGTCGCCTACGGCCATCTGCAGATTCGCGTCGAAGAGCTCGCCCGGGCCATCGTCGTCGTCGACCTGCGGGGCAGCGGCACCTACGCGGACAACGTCGAGATCATCGTCGGCGACTCGGCCGGTGTGGGAGTGATCTGGATCGCCGATTGGGCCGACGACGCCGTCCACGTCAGTGCGCATCACGCACGGCTGGGCAAGGATTCGGTGCTTGGGCATGTCAACGTGACGCTCGGCGGCGACCTGGTGCGCACGTCGACGGTGGTACGGTTCACCGCGCCCGGTGGCGACGCTCAGCTGCTGGGCACCTATTTCGCCGACGACGGCCAGCACTTCGAATCCCGACTGCTGGTCGACCACGCGCAGCCCAACTGCCGCTCGGACGTGTTGTACAAGGGTGCGCTCCAAGCGGATCCGGACTCGGACCGTCCCGACGCGCACACCGTCTGGGTGGGCGACGTGCTGATTCGCGCGGAGGCCACCGGCACCGACACCTTCGAGACCAACCGCAACCTGTTGCTCACCGACGGTGCCCGCGCCGACTCGGTGCCTAACCTCGAGATCGAGACCGGGGAGATCGTCGGCGCCGGACACGCCAGCGCCACCGGACGATTCGACGACGAGCAGCTGTTCTACCTGCAGGCCCGCGGCATTCCGGAAAACCAGGCCCGCCGGCTGATCGTGCGCGGTTTCTTCGGCGAGATCATCCAGAAGATCGCGGTGCCCGCCGTGCGGGACCGGCTCACCGAGGCCATCGAGCACGAACTTGAGTTGACCGAAGGAATCAAGAACCAATGA
- the sufB gene encoding Fe-S cluster assembly protein SufB → MTLTPEATTPSVPAAPLTQEQAIASLGKYGYGWADSDVAGASARRGLSQAVVRDISAKKNEPEWMLEARLKALRTFEKKPMPNWGSNLEGIDFENIKYFVRSTEKQAASWEDLPEDIRNTYDKLGIPEAEKQRLVAGVAAQYESEVVYHQIREDLESQGVIFLDTDSGLREHPDIFKQYFGSVIPAGDNKFSALNTAVWSGGSFIYVPPGVHVDIPLQAYFRINTENMGQFERTLIIVDEGAYVHYVEGCTAPIYKSDSLHSAVVEIIVKPGGRCRYTTIQNWSNNVYNLVTKRARAEAGATMEWVDGNIGSKVTMKYPAVWMTGEYAKGEVLSVAFAGEGQHQDTGAKMLHLAPHTSSNIVSKSVARGGGRASYRGLVQVNKGAHGSRSSVKCDALLVDTISRSDTYPYVDIREDDVTMGHEATVSKVSENQLFYLMSRGLTEDEAMAMVVRGFVEPIAKELPMEYALELNRLIELQMEGAVG, encoded by the coding sequence ATGACCCTCACGCCAGAGGCAACAACGCCATCGGTTCCGGCTGCGCCGCTGACCCAGGAGCAGGCGATCGCATCCCTGGGCAAGTACGGCTATGGCTGGGCGGACTCCGACGTCGCGGGCGCCTCGGCTCGGCGGGGTCTCTCACAGGCGGTGGTGCGCGACATCTCGGCGAAGAAGAACGAGCCGGAGTGGATGCTCGAGGCCCGGCTGAAGGCGCTGCGCACATTCGAGAAGAAACCGATGCCGAACTGGGGCTCCAACCTCGAGGGCATCGATTTCGAAAACATCAAGTACTTCGTGCGTTCCACGGAAAAGCAGGCCGCCTCCTGGGAGGACCTGCCCGAGGACATCCGCAACACCTACGACAAGCTGGGCATCCCCGAGGCGGAGAAGCAGCGCCTGGTGGCAGGCGTCGCCGCGCAGTACGAGTCCGAGGTGGTTTACCACCAGATCCGCGAAGACCTGGAGAGCCAGGGCGTCATCTTCCTGGACACCGACAGCGGCCTGCGCGAGCACCCGGACATCTTTAAGCAGTACTTCGGCAGCGTGATCCCCGCCGGTGACAACAAGTTCTCCGCACTGAACACCGCGGTGTGGTCGGGTGGTTCGTTCATCTACGTGCCGCCGGGCGTGCACGTCGACATCCCGCTGCAGGCGTACTTCCGGATCAACACCGAGAACATGGGCCAGTTCGAGCGGACCTTGATCATCGTCGACGAGGGCGCCTACGTGCACTACGTCGAGGGGTGTACGGCGCCGATCTACAAGAGCGATTCGCTGCACTCCGCGGTGGTCGAGATCATCGTGAAGCCGGGCGGCCGCTGCCGGTACACGACCATTCAGAACTGGTCGAACAACGTCTACAACCTGGTCACCAAGCGTGCCCGCGCCGAGGCCGGCGCCACCATGGAGTGGGTCGACGGAAACATCGGGTCGAAGGTGACGATGAAGTACCCGGCCGTGTGGATGACCGGCGAATACGCCAAGGGCGAGGTGCTCTCGGTGGCGTTCGCCGGCGAGGGGCAGCACCAGGACACCGGTGCCAAGATGCTGCACCTGGCCCCCCACACGTCGAGCAACATCGTCTCCAAGTCGGTGGCCCGTGGCGGCGGCCGCGCGTCCTACCGCGGTCTGGTGCAGGTTAACAAGGGCGCCCACGGGTCCCGTTCCAGCGTGAAATGCGATGCGTTGCTTGTTGATACGATCAGCCGCAGCGACACCTACCCGTACGTCGACATCCGCGAGGACGACGTCACGATGGGCCACGAGGCCACCGTGTCGAAGGTCAGCGAGAACCAGCTCTTCTACTTGATGAGCCGCGGGCTGACCGAGGACGAAGCGATGGCGATGGTGGTGCGCGGCTTCGTCGAGCCGATCGCCAAGGAACTTCCGATGGAATACGCCCTGGAGCTCAACCGGTTGATCGAACTGCAGATGGAAGGTGCGGTCGGCTAG